The following coding sequences lie in one Bacteroidota bacterium genomic window:
- a CDS encoding response regulator yields the protein MKTEQRKKILIVDDERLTRAVLQHDIVLAGYDVMTASNGQEAMQKIREIIPDLIVVDLVMPDMNGFEMCRKIRSYEGTKKTPVIVVSALQSQSDKEEAKTSGADLYLTKPVRAGEFVGHIKKFLGSPFKATP from the coding sequence ATGAAGACAGAACAACGCAAGAAGATTCTGATCGTGGATGACGAGCGCCTGACCAGAGCCGTCTTGCAGCATGACATTGTCCTTGCGGGGTACGACGTGATGACGGCTTCGAACGGACAGGAAGCAATGCAGAAAATCCGCGAGATAATCCCTGACCTGATCGTCGTGGATCTCGTTATGCCTGACATGAACGGGTTCGAAATGTGCCGAAAGATCAGGAGTTACGAAGGAACGAAGAAAACGCCGGTCATCGTGGTGAGCGCCCTTCAGAGTCAGTCGGATAAAGAAGAAGCAAAAACGTCGGGAGCCGATCTATACCTTACGAAACCTGTAAGAGCCGGCGAGTTCGTCGGCCACATCAAGAAATTCCTCGGCTCCCCCTTTAAGGCAACTCCGTAG
- a CDS encoding carboxylesterase family protein — protein sequence MKIVRRTEYLVLLILITVNYLYSQELRHVQTRISDGIVEGVVSADGKVRTFKGIPYAAPPVDSLRWKPPQPPIPWQGVLKAVNYQKRAMQGHIWDDMIFHDDGPSEDCLYLNLWLPENYPHQRLPVMVWIHGGGFAAGSSSEPRQDGGNLCKKGVLVVSFNYRLGVFGFLALPELAKESVHNASGNYGLLDQVAALQWVRKNIAAFGGDPDNVTIFGESAGSSSVCALIASPLAKGLFKRAIGESGAFFNHFNPMRSRAEAETAGVAFTQGAFRTSSLAQLRALPAQQILDAALKIPRKNFRADVDGYFLPEDCVSIYAAGRQSHVALLAGWNLDEGSYGSYFGQDAPTVGNYAAHADTLFGTNAKTFLKLYPAVTDSQTKRAAQDFMGDKSTGYSTWKWIETHLNTGGSPVYRYKFEQTLPLPAGAASGSEPRAAHAWEIEYVFRVLSSKNLTWRDEDHQVSELMSSYWTNFAKSGDPNGPGLPTWPAYTKDDYRIIHLKPKPEVTPDYDRGRYLFLDQVGFGKE from the coding sequence ATGAAGATCGTTCGCCGTACGGAATATTTAGTTCTTCTTATTCTAATTACCGTGAATTATTTATATAGCCAGGAATTGCGCCACGTGCAGACGCGCATCTCCGACGGCATTGTCGAAGGAGTCGTCAGTGCCGACGGAAAGGTCCGTACGTTCAAAGGTATTCCGTATGCCGCCCCTCCGGTCGACTCGCTCCGGTGGAAGCCACCGCAGCCTCCGATACCCTGGCAGGGGGTGCTCAAAGCGGTCAACTACCAGAAGCGGGCCATGCAAGGACATATTTGGGATGATATGATCTTCCACGATGACGGGCCAAGCGAAGACTGTCTCTATCTGAATCTGTGGCTCCCCGAAAATTATCCGCACCAGAGACTGCCAGTGATGGTATGGATTCACGGGGGAGGATTTGCGGCAGGCTCTTCTTCCGAGCCGCGCCAGGACGGAGGCAATCTGTGCAAGAAAGGTGTATTGGTGGTCAGCTTCAACTATCGTCTTGGCGTGTTCGGATTCCTCGCACTCCCGGAATTGGCAAAGGAATCGGTGCATAATGCATCCGGCAACTATGGATTGCTCGATCAGGTGGCCGCTCTCCAATGGGTTCGAAAAAATATTGCAGCCTTCGGTGGCGATCCCGACAATGTAACGATCTTCGGCGAGTCTGCAGGCTCGTCGTCGGTCTGCGCTTTGATCGCATCACCCCTGGCAAAGGGGCTTTTCAAACGCGCCATCGGGGAGAGCGGAGCTTTTTTCAACCACTTCAATCCGATGCGGTCCCGTGCAGAGGCTGAAACAGCGGGAGTGGCGTTCACGCAGGGTGCATTCAGAACATCCTCTCTTGCGCAACTTCGGGCGCTCCCTGCACAGCAGATACTGGACGCCGCTCTTAAAATCCCGAGAAAGAACTTTAGGGCGGACGTTGACGGTTATTTCCTGCCGGAGGATTGCGTTTCAATCTATGCAGCCGGACGTCAGAGCCATGTTGCACTCCTTGCCGGATGGAATCTGGACGAAGGGAGCTATGGATCGTATTTCGGGCAGGACGCTCCGACCGTAGGGAATTATGCGGCGCATGCAGACACTCTCTTTGGTACAAACGCGAAGACTTTCCTCAAACTTTACCCGGCTGTCACGGATTCACAAACGAAGCGGGCGGCACAGGATTTTATGGGGGATAAATCCACTGGTTACTCTACCTGGAAATGGATCGAAACGCACCTCAACACCGGCGGCAGTCCGGTGTACCGGTACAAGTTCGAGCAAACGCTGCCGCTTCCTGCCGGTGCGGCTTCGGGATCCGAACCCCGGGCAGCGCATGCATGGGAAATTGAATATGTCTTCAGAGTACTTTCATCGAAGAATCTCACGTGGAGGGACGAAGACCATCAGGTTTCCGAGCTCATGTCTTCTTATTGGACAAATTTTGCGAAATCCGGGGACCCGAACGGCCCGGGACTGCCCACGTGGCCGGCGTATACAAAGGACGACTACCGGATTATCCATCTTAAACCGAAACCCGAAGTTACTCCGGATTACGATCGGGGAAGGTATTTGTTTTTAGATCAGGTTGGATTCGGGAAGGAATAG
- a CDS encoding GNAT family N-acetyltransferase: protein MIIVETERLILRTWLESDLLPFSLLNSSPEVMEFFPNTLAERETEELYERITTFIAQNGFGLYAAVEKMSNQFIGFIGLNRPSFSSYFTPCVEIGWRLDQRYWNRGLATEGAKACLVHAFSVLDLKEIVSFTSVINKRSIRVMEKIGMSFDSEFDHPNVEPGHPLRRHVLYKLSQRDFNNAVQNNASKENL, encoded by the coding sequence TTGATCATTGTCGAGACAGAGCGCCTTATTCTTAGAACATGGCTGGAATCGGACCTTCTCCCCTTTTCATTATTGAACAGCAGCCCTGAAGTCATGGAGTTCTTCCCCAACACGCTGGCCGAACGTGAGACCGAGGAGCTTTATGAGAGGATAACAACGTTCATTGCGCAGAACGGCTTCGGTCTTTACGCGGCGGTAGAAAAGATGTCGAACCAGTTTATCGGATTCATCGGTCTCAATCGTCCGTCGTTTTCGTCATACTTTACGCCTTGCGTTGAAATCGGATGGCGATTGGACCAACGATATTGGAATCGGGGTCTTGCCACAGAAGGAGCAAAGGCCTGCCTCGTACATGCTTTCTCTGTTCTCGACTTAAAAGAAATTGTTTCTTTTACTTCCGTGATCAACAAAAGGTCGATTCGCGTTATGGAAAAGATCGGCATGTCGTTCGACAGTGAATTTGACCACCCGAATGTTGAACCTGGACATCCGCTCAGACGTCATGTTCTGTATAAGCTTTCGCAACGGGATTTTAACAACGCTGTGCAGAACAATGCATCAAAGGAAAACTTATGA
- a CDS encoding GNAT family N-acetyltransferase, with the protein MKDQRPASFKTSEELPLIDDYWDLFQTTGWNDEYSFTKADLGIAIAHSWYRLSIYDSGTLVGFGRIISDGVHHALIVDIIVRPQYQNKGIGSFILDGLTEKCKSNRIRDIQLFAAADKHGFYEKHGFVSRPHNAPGMQYLYAREPDPAPPHSSFTGNV; encoded by the coding sequence ATGAAGGATCAACGGCCTGCTTCGTTCAAAACCAGCGAGGAGCTTCCTCTTATTGATGATTACTGGGATCTATTTCAAACAACCGGTTGGAACGACGAGTATAGCTTTACAAAAGCCGACCTGGGCATTGCAATCGCTCACAGCTGGTATCGTTTGTCTATTTACGATTCAGGAACCCTCGTCGGATTCGGCAGGATCATATCCGACGGTGTTCATCATGCCCTCATTGTCGACATCATCGTTCGCCCTCAATATCAAAACAAGGGGATCGGATCCTTTATTCTGGATGGACTGACTGAAAAATGCAAATCGAACAGGATCAGGGACATTCAGCTGTTCGCTGCTGCGGACAAGCATGGTTTTTACGAAAAGCATGGATTTGTTTCCAGGCCGCACAATGCCCCGGGCATGCAATATCTCTATGCCCGCGAACCGGACCCCGCGCCGCCGCACTCATCTTTTACAGGGAACGTCTGA